Proteins from one Embleya scabrispora genomic window:
- a CDS encoding DUF2231 domain-containing protein: MFDTVSGLPVHVLVVHLAVVVVPAAAVASVLVAARRPWLLRAGWWVVGLDAVAALTCFVAKESGEELLARLDRLSDGQRAAAVQTHVDRGADMLWYTLGLLGVTLVLLLVARHRAAATFRPRTIPPIVVPIVAVLTLAAAVLAVVQVVRVGESGSKAVWHDTVKNSSGPLR, encoded by the coding sequence ATGTTCGACACCGTCTCCGGCCTGCCCGTTCACGTCCTGGTCGTGCACCTGGCGGTGGTCGTCGTTCCGGCGGCGGCGGTCGCGAGCGTGCTTGTGGCGGCCCGGCGGCCCTGGTTGTTGCGCGCCGGCTGGTGGGTGGTCGGGCTGGACGCGGTCGCCGCGCTGACCTGCTTCGTGGCCAAGGAGAGCGGCGAGGAGCTGCTCGCCCGGCTCGACCGGCTCTCCGACGGCCAACGCGCCGCCGCCGTGCAGACGCACGTGGACCGTGGTGCGGACATGCTCTGGTACACCCTGGGCCTGCTCGGCGTCACGCTGGTCCTGCTCCTGGTCGCCCGGCACCGGGCCGCCGCCACCTTCCGGCCGCGGACGATACCGCCGATCGTGGTGCCGATCGTGGCCGTACTGACCCTCGCCGCCGCGGTGCTCGCGGTGGTGCAGGTGGTGCGGGTGGGCGAGTCGGGCTCCAAGGCGGTGTGGCACGACACGGTGAAGAACAGCAGCGGTCCGCTGCGCTGA